A window of the Dickeya dianthicola NCPPB 453 genome harbors these coding sequences:
- a CDS encoding ABC transporter ATP-binding protein, which produces MTVLVQLDNVHKIFLTDEIETHALSKINLSIHSGEYVSIAGPSGCGKSTLLSIMGLLDTPTEGRYRLNGTDVERISRREMARLRNREIGFIFQSFNLISDLTIAENVALPLTYRNDLSRSEQKERVIQALEKVNMSHRVRHYPSQLSGGQQQRVAVARAIVGKPSLLLADEPTGNLDSANAEAVMNILDELHQDGATICIVTHDPRSAMRAQRTIVLSDGQVVADGENGQLRQAV; this is translated from the coding sequence ATGACGGTGCTGGTTCAACTTGATAATGTGCATAAAATCTTTCTTACCGATGAAATTGAAACGCATGCCCTTAGCAAGATAAACCTTTCTATTCACTCGGGAGAATACGTCTCTATCGCGGGGCCGTCCGGTTGTGGGAAATCGACGCTGCTGTCGATCATGGGGTTGCTGGACACGCCGACGGAAGGGCGCTACCGGTTGAACGGCACGGATGTAGAACGCATCAGCCGCCGGGAGATGGCTCGCCTGCGCAACCGGGAAATCGGTTTTATCTTTCAGTCGTTTAATCTGATAAGCGACCTGACTATCGCGGAAAACGTAGCGTTGCCGCTCACTTACCGTAATGACTTGTCGCGATCGGAACAGAAAGAGCGGGTCATTCAGGCGCTGGAAAAAGTCAACATGTCGCACCGGGTGCGCCACTACCCGTCACAGCTTTCCGGCGGTCAGCAACAGCGGGTGGCGGTGGCGCGGGCCATTGTCGGCAAGCCGTCGTTGCTGCTGGCGGACGAACCGACCGGGAATCTGGATTCCGCCAACGCCGAAGCGGTGATGAATATTCTCGATGAACTGCATCAGGACGGCGCGACCATCTGCATCGTCACCCATGATCCGCGTTCCGCCATGCGCGCCCAGCGCACCATCGTGCTGTCTGACGGGCAGGTGGTGGCCGATGGCGAAAACGGACAATTGCGTCAGGCGGTATGA
- the vfmE gene encoding AraC family transcriptional regulator VfmE yields the protein MSLQNTYAHTLDNDIFNNNLIQDMYRRHPNLRKTLAANNKATSLAGIIDYIIDNIGNNITLENLEAVSGKSKFDICRLFNQVYNITPMRWIWRVRLTLAKEIIHISPNWSLTDICYACGFSSLPHFSRCFTKTYNIPPLKYRKAVSLERENEPPRTLQNMSFDIIFGKQRHLFSRHVLLDNIQNLCN from the coding sequence ATGAGCTTACAGAACACCTACGCCCATACGTTGGATAATGATATTTTCAACAACAATCTGATTCAGGATATGTACCGCCGTCACCCTAACTTGCGAAAAACACTCGCAGCCAATAATAAAGCGACCAGTCTGGCGGGAATTATTGATTATATCATCGACAATATCGGTAATAATATTACGCTGGAAAATCTTGAAGCCGTCAGCGGTAAATCAAAATTTGATATCTGCCGTCTTTTCAATCAGGTCTATAACATTACGCCGATGCGCTGGATTTGGCGTGTACGCCTGACGCTGGCAAAAGAGATCATTCATATCTCGCCCAACTGGTCGCTCACCGATATTTGCTACGCCTGCGGTTTTTCCTCGTTGCCGCATTTTTCACGTTGTTTTACCAAGACCTACAACATTCCGCCGCTGAAGTACCGCAAAGCAGTCTCGCTGGAACGGGAAAACGAGCCGCCCCGCACCCTGCAAAACATGAGCTTCGATATTATTTTCGGTAAACAGCGTCACCTGTTCTCACGCCACGTGCTGCTGGATAATATCCAGAACCTCTGCAATTAA